One window from the genome of Roseofilum reptotaenium CS-1145 encodes:
- a CDS encoding succinate--CoA ligase subunit alpha, with protein MNFSHTQKVLVQGITQALGGVHARLMKEYGTNVVAGVSAGDGGQEIEGIPTFDLVEEAVTQVEGIDTSLIFVSPYEMLDAALEAIAAGIRNLILIPSGMPPLDMVKLLRKAEVTETLVLGPNCPGIIVPGQVLLGTHPTQCYTPGRIGVISCADTLTYQVALELSKAGLGQSVGVGLGRETILGSSFAQWLQILEEDDQTDAIVLVGEMGGLGGEEQAAQYISEAIDKPVVAYLAGQQSPKLRRKRHAALIASRLLVGEAKAGRGSMVNTEIGDRKLEAFKAGKISVAQKLADIPRLLKTKLKPASSARGRRSQK; from the coding sequence ATGAACTTTAGTCATACTCAAAAAGTATTAGTCCAAGGAATTACCCAGGCTTTAGGAGGAGTCCATGCCCGGTTAATGAAAGAGTATGGTACGAATGTGGTGGCAGGGGTGAGTGCGGGAGATGGAGGTCAAGAGATTGAAGGCATTCCCACATTTGATTTGGTGGAAGAGGCAGTGACTCAGGTGGAGGGGATTGATACATCGTTGATTTTTGTCTCGCCCTATGAAATGCTTGATGCTGCTCTAGAGGCGATCGCCGCTGGAATTCGCAATCTGATTTTAATTCCCTCTGGAATGCCTCCCCTGGATATGGTGAAGTTACTGCGTAAAGCGGAAGTGACGGAAACCTTAGTCTTGGGGCCCAATTGTCCCGGCATCATTGTCCCAGGTCAAGTACTACTGGGAACCCATCCCACTCAATGTTATACTCCCGGCCGCATTGGTGTAATTAGTTGCGCGGATACTCTGACCTATCAGGTAGCCTTAGAGTTAAGTAAGGCAGGATTGGGCCAATCCGTAGGGGTGGGTTTAGGCCGAGAAACCATTTTAGGGTCTTCGTTTGCCCAATGGTTACAAATTTTAGAAGAAGATGACCAAACCGATGCGATCGTTCTTGTGGGTGAGATGGGTGGACTTGGAGGAGAAGAACAAGCTGCCCAGTATATTAGTGAAGCCATTGATAAACCGGTAGTAGCCTATTTAGCGGGTCAACAGTCCCCCAAACTTCGCCGAAAACGCCATGCAGCCTTAATTGCGTCCCGATTATTAGTGGGTGAGGCGAAAGCAGGAAGAGGTTCGATGGTGAATACGGAAATAGGCGATCGCAAGTTAGAAGCCTTTAAAGCTGGTAAAATTTCTGTGGCGCAGAAACTTGCTGATATTCCTAGATTGCTGAAAACTAAATTGAAACCCGCTTCATCTGCTAGAGGACGAAGAAGCCAAAAGTGA
- a CDS encoding DMT family transporter yields MQLKPFNSQSSWLFSLILIAPFFFWGTAMVAMKGSLPHTTPFFVATLRLVPAGLLILIAGWLTQRSQPQGWKAWLWISLFALVDGTLFQGFLAQGLVRTNAGLGSVMIDSQPLAVALLAAGLFGETIGLWGAFGLILGISGISLIGLPDEWILGGFPVQEMPNLTQIFQNGQGLMLFAALSMAVGTILIRYVSRHADPVMATGWHMILGGLPLMLASGLWETHQWDGLLINDWMAIAYSTIFGSAIAYGLFFYFASSGNLTSLSSLTFLTPIFALLFGNLILEEILSPLQWLGVGLTLISIYLVNQREILAATFNLKFFPNPDSTLAPQIVEIDKHNL; encoded by the coding sequence ATGCAACTGAAACCCTTCAACAGTCAATCCTCTTGGCTCTTCTCCCTGATCTTAATTGCGCCGTTCTTCTTCTGGGGAACAGCTATGGTCGCGATGAAAGGTTCTCTTCCTCACACTACCCCCTTCTTTGTAGCTACCCTGCGTCTGGTTCCTGCTGGACTTTTAATCCTGATTGCCGGTTGGCTCACTCAACGCTCCCAACCCCAAGGATGGAAAGCTTGGTTATGGATTAGTCTCTTTGCCCTTGTGGATGGAACCCTCTTCCAAGGCTTTCTTGCCCAAGGATTAGTCCGAACCAATGCAGGACTCGGATCGGTGATGATTGACTCCCAACCTCTAGCCGTAGCACTACTGGCTGCTGGGTTATTCGGCGAAACGATTGGTCTGTGGGGGGCATTCGGCTTAATCCTAGGCATAAGTGGCATTAGCCTGATTGGATTACCCGATGAATGGATTTTAGGTGGATTTCCGGTACAAGAGATGCCCAACTTGACCCAAATTTTCCAGAATGGACAAGGATTAATGCTCTTTGCTGCCCTCTCCATGGCAGTGGGAACCATTCTCATTCGTTATGTGAGCCGTCATGCCGATCCAGTCATGGCCACCGGTTGGCATATGATCCTAGGAGGACTTCCCCTGATGCTCGCCTCTGGACTTTGGGAAACTCACCAATGGGATGGACTATTGATCAATGATTGGATGGCGATCGCCTATTCAACGATTTTTGGCAGCGCGATCGCCTATGGACTCTTCTTCTACTTTGCTTCCTCTGGAAACTTAACGAGCCTCAGCTCCCTCACCTTCCTCACCCCTATCTTTGCCCTCCTGTTTGGCAATCTGATCCTCGAAGAAATCCTCAGTCCCTTACAATGGCTAGGTGTAGGCTTAACCCTAATCAGCATCTACTTAGTTAATCAACGAGAAATCCTAGCGGCCACATTTAACCTGAAATTTTTCCCCAACCCGGATTCCACCCTCGCCCCACAGATAGTCGAAATTGATAAGCATAATCTCTAA
- a CDS encoding DUF4089 domain-containing protein — MNTQDPDPETFVVQMASMLDLPPEWANQPGTIDNITRLMAIAQSLNQFPLPEDLEVAPIFKP, encoded by the coding sequence ATGAATACTCAAGACCCCGATCCAGAAACGTTTGTGGTACAAATGGCATCCATGCTCGATTTACCACCAGAGTGGGCAAATCAGCCAGGCACGATCGACAATATAACTCGATTGATGGCGATCGCCCAATCTCTGAACCAATTTCCTTTGCCTGAAGATCTTGAAGTTGCTCCCATTTTTAAGCCATGA
- a CDS encoding sigma-70 family RNA polymerase sigma factor, giving the protein MAARLAHLWGPDRRNGDSESSNHDSELVHRCLQGDSQSYRLLYRRYQAQVRSTLYQLCGPSHLDDLVQDVFLRAWKGLPKFRRSAKFSTWLYRITCNVASDQRRQLAKQNQLSLNVDLLSVSENTSDLMQLHYQDLVHRGLEQLSWEQRTVLVLHDLEDVPQKEIAQVLQIPVGTVKSRLFHGRAAMRKFLEAQGVQL; this is encoded by the coding sequence GTGGCTGCTAGATTAGCTCATCTTTGGGGCCCCGATCGCAGGAATGGTGATTCTGAATCATCCAATCATGATTCAGAATTAGTCCATCGATGTCTTCAGGGAGATTCCCAGAGCTATCGCCTATTATATCGCCGTTATCAAGCCCAGGTTCGCTCCACTTTGTATCAACTTTGTGGGCCATCTCACCTGGATGATCTGGTTCAGGATGTATTTTTACGAGCTTGGAAAGGACTACCCAAGTTTCGGAGAAGTGCTAAGTTTTCGACTTGGCTCTACCGAATTACTTGTAATGTAGCCTCGGATCAACGACGACAATTGGCGAAACAGAATCAACTTTCCTTGAATGTGGATCTTTTGTCTGTGTCTGAAAACACATCCGATTTAATGCAACTCCATTATCAAGATTTGGTGCATCGAGGTCTAGAACAATTGAGTTGGGAACAACGCACAGTTCTGGTTTTGCATGATTTGGAAGATGTACCGCAAAAGGAGATTGCTCAGGTTTTACAGATTCCTGTGGGGACAGTGAAATCGAGGTTATTTCATGGCCGAGCAGCCATGCGTAAGTTTTTGGAAGCACAGGGAGTGCAATTATGA
- a CDS encoding BamA/TamA family outer membrane protein — MLTDSGWFSALELRFPLVKITQWEAQVQLTPFFDYGIGWNFSGRDTQPLSSLGIGLRWEQENLTVGVQWGIALIDNPVNQGTWQDNGFSFFVLSKPF; from the coding sequence ATATTAACTGATAGCGGCTGGTTTTCTGCTTTAGAATTACGCTTTCCTCTGGTTAAAATTACCCAGTGGGAAGCCCAAGTCCAATTGACTCCTTTTTTTGATTATGGCATTGGTTGGAATTTCTCCGGTAGGGATACCCAACCGTTATCTTCCTTGGGAATTGGCTTACGTTGGGAACAAGAAAATTTAACGGTTGGAGTTCAATGGGGAATTGCTTTAATCGATAATCCCGTTAATCAGGGTACTTGGCAGGATAATGGCTTTTCGTTTTTTGTTTTATCTAAGCCGTTTTAA
- a CDS encoding AtzE family amidohydrolase — MDLDYLDAVAIARGVRNQKYRAQEVMEATLSRIDRHNPSLNCFTTLLAEEALDKAKALDRGLERGDRPGALAGVPFAVKNLFDIAGVTTVAGSKIHRSHARARQDATAIARLKRAGAIVVGALNMDEYAYGFVTENAHYGPTHNPHDLSRIAGGSSGGSAAAVAGGLVPFSLGSDTNGSIRIPAALCGVYGLKPTYGRLSRAGVMLFSSSLDHIGPFGRSVRDMATLFDILQGEDPLDPVCCTLPPEPCLPQLHQPIESLRIAIADDYFTQGGELEVFEAVEKVAQVLGATQTVKLSEAARAREAAYLITASEGANVHLSDLKASPQDFDPATRDRFFAGAMIPAQWYLNAQRFRRWYRDRIREVFREVDVILAPTTPCVATPIGQTTLNIQGEDVLLRPNLGRYTQPLSFIGLPVLSVPVHRPHQLPVGVQIVAAPYNEALILRVAAVLEDRGAIDASSHKFTRQ; from the coding sequence TTGGATCTTGATTATCTGGATGCGGTTGCGATCGCTCGTGGGGTACGCAACCAAAAATATCGTGCCCAAGAGGTTATGGAGGCGACGTTAAGCCGCATCGATCGCCATAATCCCTCCCTAAATTGTTTTACCACGCTCTTAGCAGAAGAAGCCTTGGACAAGGCCAAAGCCTTAGATCGAGGACTCGAAAGGGGCGATCGCCCAGGGGCGCTGGCTGGAGTTCCGTTTGCGGTGAAGAATTTATTTGATATTGCTGGGGTAACCACGGTAGCGGGTTCCAAGATCCATCGCTCCCATGCTCGAGCGAGGCAAGATGCCACGGCGATCGCCCGTTTAAAGCGAGCGGGAGCCATTGTGGTGGGAGCCTTGAATATGGATGAATATGCCTATGGGTTTGTGACGGAAAATGCCCATTATGGCCCCACCCATAACCCCCACGATCTAAGCCGCATAGCGGGAGGATCATCTGGAGGTTCGGCAGCGGCAGTTGCTGGGGGTTTAGTACCCTTTAGTTTAGGTTCAGATACCAATGGTTCAATCCGAATTCCAGCGGCGTTGTGTGGCGTTTATGGCTTGAAACCGACCTATGGTCGTTTGTCCCGTGCGGGAGTGATGTTGTTTTCCAGTAGCCTGGATCATATTGGCCCTTTTGGTCGCTCCGTGCGAGATATGGCGACGTTGTTTGATATTTTGCAAGGGGAAGATCCTCTCGATCCGGTCTGTTGTACGTTGCCCCCCGAACCCTGTCTGCCGCAACTGCATCAACCGATCGAGTCTTTACGGATCGCGATCGCCGATGATTATTTTACTCAAGGGGGAGAGCTAGAGGTTTTCGAGGCAGTAGAAAAGGTAGCTCAAGTATTAGGCGCAACCCAGACAGTGAAGCTCTCCGAAGCAGCGAGAGCGAGGGAAGCGGCTTATCTGATTACAGCCAGTGAGGGGGCTAATGTTCATTTATCCGATTTGAAAGCCTCCCCGCAGGACTTCGATCCAGCGACGCGCGATCGCTTTTTTGCTGGAGCTATGATTCCCGCGCAATGGTACTTAAACGCACAACGATTTCGGCGCTGGTATCGCGATCGGATTCGGGAAGTTTTTCGGGAAGTCGATGTTATTCTGGCTCCCACTACCCCTTGTGTCGCCACCCCCATCGGTCAAACCACCCTCAATATACAAGGAGAAGACGTGTTACTTCGTCCTAACTTAGGTCGCTATACTCAACCCCTCTCTTTTATTGGCTTACCTGTTTTATCCGTTCCTGTTCATCGTCCCCATCAGCTCCCGGTGGGAGTGCAAATTGTAGCAGCTCCCTATAATGAGGCACTCATTTTGCGCGTGGCAGCCGTTCTAGAAGATCGAGGGGCGATCGATGCCTCTAGTCATAAATTCACTCGACAATAA
- a CDS encoding Spy/CpxP family protein refolding chaperone encodes MMSVNVRSIARVCAVSFTLLVLGGGMAEAQSRRNWDNQGTIMAQQRGWGQRGTNSGLMQQLNLSEQQQQDIEAIRDRYKPQLEQGREAMQQAREQLRNLMAGNADESQIRNQYQQVQQLAQQMGNLRFESMMEIRAVLNESQRQQFAEMMNQKRDRFGPGRGNRWGNQE; translated from the coding sequence ATGATGTCTGTTAATGTTCGTTCGATCGCTCGGGTCTGTGCTGTTAGCTTCACCTTACTGGTTCTTGGTGGGGGAATGGCTGAAGCTCAATCGCGTCGGAATTGGGATAATCAAGGTACGATTATGGCTCAACAAAGAGGCTGGGGTCAGCGCGGAACAAATAGTGGATTGATGCAACAGTTGAATCTTTCTGAACAACAGCAACAGGACATTGAAGCTATTCGAGACCGCTATAAACCCCAATTGGAACAAGGTCGAGAGGCCATGCAGCAAGCTCGCGAGCAGTTGCGCAATTTAATGGCAGGAAATGCCGATGAGAGCCAAATTCGGAACCAATATCAGCAGGTGCAACAGTTGGCTCAACAAATGGGAAATCTTCGTTTTGAGAGCATGATGGAGATTCGTGCAGTGCTTAATGAGAGTCAACGGCAACAGTTTGCTGAGATGATGAATCAAAAACGCGATCGCTTTGGCCCAGGTCGAGGAAATCGTTGGGGTAATCAAGAATAA
- a CDS encoding ATP-grasp domain-containing protein: MDLLEYQAKELFAEIGIPILPSQCINHPAELKGLKIPYPVVLKSQVRAGGRSKAGGVKFAENTIDAVAAAQAIANLPIMGDYPDVILAEAKYNADQEFYLAVVLDTQARRPVLLGSKKGGVDLDAVMEQMQLVVVDQAFSPFYARRLVLKMGLQGRLIQSVSQIIEKMYRLFVDKDLDVVEINPLGVSPDGSVMALDGKITVNDEALSRHPDMVDLLPQHAPGLLKANPLKLEVNGDRPQKRDKIRDLGFHLMDLEGTIGVLSNGTGLMMATLDLIYSNRGNPGRCLDIAGDFQGGWLADQLCERIEIALDWVLDGTDEEVLFMNLIGSLTPSDRIAETILKVLERRSRSPVSRSIPVILRVVGDPLSPEMEERLAQFQITWIQDLEAAIKAALAPSKL; encoded by the coding sequence ATGGATTTACTAGAGTATCAGGCTAAGGAACTATTCGCGGAGATTGGCATTCCAATATTGCCGTCTCAGTGCATCAATCATCCGGCTGAGTTGAAAGGATTGAAGATTCCCTATCCCGTAGTATTGAAGTCCCAAGTGCGGGCTGGAGGTCGCAGTAAGGCTGGAGGGGTAAAGTTTGCCGAAAATACCATTGATGCAGTGGCGGCTGCCCAAGCGATCGCGAATCTGCCGATTATGGGAGATTATCCAGATGTGATTCTCGCAGAGGCTAAGTACAATGCCGACCAAGAGTTCTATCTGGCAGTTGTTTTGGATACTCAGGCTAGACGACCAGTACTGTTAGGGTCGAAGAAAGGCGGGGTGGATCTCGATGCGGTGATGGAACAAATGCAATTGGTGGTGGTAGACCAGGCTTTTTCACCCTTTTATGCTCGCCGTTTGGTGTTGAAGATGGGACTCCAGGGGCGCTTGATTCAATCGGTTAGTCAAATCATTGAAAAAATGTATCGATTGTTTGTGGATAAAGACCTGGATGTGGTAGAAATCAATCCTTTGGGCGTAAGTCCCGATGGCAGTGTGATGGCTCTAGATGGTAAGATAACGGTGAATGACGAGGCCTTAAGCCGCCATCCGGATATGGTGGACTTATTGCCCCAACATGCCCCTGGATTGCTCAAGGCTAATCCGTTGAAGTTAGAGGTTAATGGCGATCGCCCACAGAAAAGAGATAAGATACGAGATTTGGGCTTTCATCTGATGGATTTAGAGGGCACAATTGGAGTCTTATCCAATGGCACAGGATTGATGATGGCCACCCTCGATTTAATCTATAGTAACCGAGGTAATCCAGGCCGGTGCTTAGATATTGCTGGGGACTTTCAAGGGGGATGGTTAGCCGACCAACTCTGTGAGCGGATTGAAATTGCCTTGGATTGGGTACTCGATGGGACGGATGAGGAGGTCTTGTTCATGAATTTGATCGGTAGTTTAACGCCGAGCGATCGTATTGCTGAAACGATCCTAAAGGTATTAGAACGCCGATCTCGATCACCTGTGAGTCGTTCAATTCCAGTTATTCTCAGAGTGGTGGGAGATCCCTTGAGTCCAGAGATGGAAGAGCGATTAGCTCAATTTCAAATTACGTGGATACAAGACCTAGAAGCAGCAATTAAAGCAGCTTTGGCTCCCAGTAAACTTTAA
- a CDS encoding toxin-antitoxin system HicB family antitoxin translates to MATLMIQLPDDQCDRLQDLAKAKGVSINKLIEELSVLALTEFEAERRFKAMATQGNPNKGLRLLEKLDNLN, encoded by the coding sequence ATGGCAACTTTAATGATTCAATTACCAGACGATCAATGCGATCGCCTTCAAGATTTAGCGAAAGCCAAAGGAGTCAGTATAAATAAACTGATTGAAGAGCTTTCAGTGCTTGCTTTGACTGAGTTTGAGGCAGAACGTAGATTTAAAGCTATGGCAACTCAAGGTAACCCCAACAAGGGATTAAGACTATTGGAAAAACTGGATAATCTGAACTAA
- a CDS encoding peptidoglycan-binding protein, translated as MSYRLPLCIFSTLASLGIITSATAIAPAMVAERSRGMGHIIATSGLSNPETRPLLLAQASENACAQGLELAQKANQAGKIATTAGQWTQISKQWQQAADFMAQVPAEDDCYAKAQERINFYRNNSEVALEEADKNRTPRPFLVLGAQGEAVTQLQQQLKDLGHFQGEVDGIFAQTTQEAAIAFQNAQGLDPDGQVGQNTWDKLDSALIAQASSKAESEENESEKDNQEQKPSKRQGIIGWVMMGLGGLTVLGGTVFILLKLLNRRVEEEEFEEEEDEEELESVESGADSSAPELMPSLAQAALEKLRNGKSAHHDPETESQGLSEEQTEQISPEKNAHPELEKEPISSEDSSSESEKTDQLLPVNETTRLPKLTIVEDLIKDLESADPQKRRQAIWELGQRGNSLAVQPLLNLLFDSDSGQRTLILSALSEIGVKTIKPMNRALSLSLQDDNPDVRKNAIRDFTRMYELIATVSHMMCHAVDDPDEEVQEVAEWAVLQLRRISAASNMVQLKEKKSSKESDDFPDDDD; from the coding sequence ATGTCCTATCGCCTCCCCTTATGTATTTTTAGTACCCTTGCCAGTCTAGGAATCATCACTTCTGCAACGGCGATCGCGCCAGCGATGGTTGCCGAGCGCAGTCGAGGTATGGGTCACATTATTGCTACTTCTGGCTTATCCAACCCTGAAACCAGACCTCTTCTGCTGGCTCAAGCCTCTGAAAATGCTTGCGCTCAGGGTCTAGAATTAGCTCAGAAAGCTAATCAAGCCGGAAAAATTGCCACCACTGCTGGGCAATGGACTCAAATCTCCAAGCAATGGCAACAAGCCGCCGACTTCATGGCTCAAGTGCCCGCAGAAGATGACTGTTATGCCAAAGCTCAAGAGAGGATTAACTTTTATCGCAATAACAGTGAAGTTGCTTTAGAAGAAGCTGACAAAAACCGCACTCCTAGACCCTTTCTCGTCCTGGGCGCTCAGGGAGAAGCGGTTACCCAACTTCAGCAACAGCTTAAAGACTTAGGTCATTTTCAAGGTGAAGTGGATGGTATTTTTGCTCAAACGACCCAGGAAGCCGCGATCGCATTCCAAAACGCACAAGGATTAGATCCTGATGGTCAAGTCGGTCAAAATACTTGGGATAAGTTAGACTCTGCCCTCATTGCCCAGGCTTCTAGCAAAGCTGAAAGCGAAGAAAATGAATCAGAGAAAGATAATCAGGAGCAAAAACCCTCTAAGAGACAAGGGATCATCGGTTGGGTGATGATGGGGTTAGGAGGCTTAACCGTTTTAGGAGGAACGGTTTTTATCCTCCTTAAGCTGCTCAATCGACGAGTAGAAGAAGAGGAGTTTGAAGAGGAAGAAGACGAGGAAGAACTAGAATCAGTCGAGTCAGGAGCTGATTCTTCCGCCCCTGAACTGATGCCTTCTCTGGCTCAAGCCGCTCTAGAAAAACTGCGCAATGGGAAATCAGCTCATCACGATCCAGAAACCGAATCCCAAGGTTTATCTGAAGAGCAAACCGAGCAAATTTCTCCAGAAAAAAACGCCCATCCAGAACTCGAAAAAGAACCCATTTCTTCTGAAGATTCTTCTTCAGAATCGGAGAAAACCGATCAGCTTTTGCCCGTTAATGAAACCACCCGTTTACCTAAACTTACAATTGTTGAAGATTTAATTAAAGATTTAGAAAGTGCCGATCCTCAAAAGCGCCGTCAAGCCATTTGGGAATTGGGACAACGGGGGAATTCTTTGGCAGTGCAACCCTTGCTTAATTTACTGTTCGATTCTGATTCAGGACAGCGGACTTTAATTTTATCTGCTCTATCGGAAATTGGCGTAAAAACCATTAAGCCCATGAATCGAGCTTTATCTTTATCGTTACAAGATGATAATCCGGATGTCAGAAAAAATGCGATTCGAGATTTTACTCGCATGTATGAATTAATCGCCACCGTCAGCCATATGATGTGCCATGCAGTTGACGATCCAGATGAAGAAGTTCAAGAAGTTGCTGAGTGGGCTGTATTACAATTAAGACGGATTAGTGCTGCATCTAACATGGTGCAATTGAAAGAGAAAAAATCATCTAAGGAATCTGATGATTTTCCAGATGATGATGATTAG